The proteins below come from a single Solea solea chromosome 6, fSolSol10.1, whole genome shotgun sequence genomic window:
- the LOC131460241 gene encoding G-protein coupled receptor 22-like: METEGYRDLLETSDGQGVDLLDGGGEVGVEEGWSTPYPLGFQVSLTTVLMLELVLGFSSNLTVLVLYCAQSNLVDSVSNLVTVNLHVLDILVCVLCLPLTVAVILLPANGSGLGSLATLCCFHEACVTFTSVATAVNVLVISLDRYDISVRPASRLLTPRRAALLLAAVWVVSLAVFFLPFIEGDFFSSAAEDGEDEEAEGQSHEPELTTRLSPIFSSLSPSLLPPSHPSSPSHHLPPVWQNRTLLCVGGQGYHTGMAMYYHLLLQVPCFFIAVAVMLFTYSKILQALNIRIGSHMMRGKRTKDSTCRIRCRRRRKKDLSLPVEAVSSNQNQNLAHPPLIPSPTPTSPPPISSMPQGISDSGATVTTVSTAATTPIATTPATPATPASPTQASASASAQTHATSPLPASSMGVQASVSAIIALRRAVRRHRDRRERQRRVLKMSLIIISSFLGCWAPLSAVNILILCLGPSDSLVRLRLCFLAMAYGTTIFHPLLYAFTRQKLRRALKTRVKKRVVSLLQVDPAVSGGTVIHNSWVEGGAQRKSRKPRVEASDGTDRCLTEAVRE, translated from the coding sequence ATGGAGACCGAAGGCTATCGTGACCTCCTGGAGACCAGCGACGGTCAGGGGGTAGACCTGTTGGATGGAGGGGGTGAGGTGGGAGTGGAGGAGGGCTGGAGCACACCGTACCCACTGGGATTCCAGGTGTCTTTGACCACCGTGCTGATGCTGGAGCTGGTGCTGGGCTTCAGCAGCAACCTGACCGTGCTCGTGCTCTACTGCGCTCAGTCCAACCTTGTGGATTCAGTCAGCAACCTGGTCACGGTCAATCTCCACGTGCTGGACATCctggtgtgtgtgctgtgtctgCCACTGACTGTTGCTGTGATCCTGCTCCCGGCTAATGGAAGCGGACTTGGCAGTCTGGCCACTTTGTGCTGCTTTCACGAAGCCTGCGTCACATTCACCAGTGTGGCAACGGCAGTCAACGTACTGGTGATCAGTTTGGACCGATACGACATCTCGGTGCGTCCGGCCAGTCGCCTGCTGACCCCCCGGCGCGCCGCGCTGCTCCTGGCAGCCGTGTGGGTCGTGTCTCTGGCCGTCTTCTTCTTGCCTTTCATAGAGGGGGACTTCTTTTCTTCAGCGGCTGAGGAcggtgaggatgaggaggcagAAGGGCAAAGTCATGAGCCCGAGCTCACCACCAGACTGAGTCctattttttcctccctttcgCCCTCTTTATTACCCCCCAGTCACCCGTCCTCCCCCTCACACCACCTGCCTCCAGTGTGGCAGAACAGGACACTGCTGTGTGTTGGCGGGCAGGGCTATCACACAGGCATGGCCATGTATTACCATTTGTTACTGCAGGTTCCCTGCTTCTTCATAGCTGTGGCCGTCATGTTGTTCACCTACTCCAAAATTCTACAGGCTCTCAACATCCGCATAGGCTCCCACATGATGAGGGGTAAACGTACCAAGGACTCCACCTGCAGGATACGCTGCAGGAGGCGGAGGAAGAAGGACCTGAGCCTGCCCGTAGAGGCCGTGTCCtcgaaccagaaccagaaccttGCCCATCCTCCTCTCATTCCCTCTCCGACACCAACGTCACCCCCACCGATCTCCTCCATGCCCCAGGGGATTTCTGACAGTGGAGCAACAGTCACTACCGTCAGCACCGCTGCCACCACCCCTATCGCGACCACCCCGGCCACCCCGGCCACCCCGGCATCCCCAACCCAAGCTTCAGCTTCCGCCTCAGCGCAGACCCATGCCACCTCACCGCTGCCCGCCTCCTCCATGGGCGTCCAGGCGTCTGTTTCTGCCATCATCGCGTTGAGGCGCGCTGTGCGCAGACACAGGGACCGCAGAGAACGCCAACGCCGCGTCCTGAAAATGtccctcatcatcatctccagctTCTTGGGGTGCTGGGCCCCTCTGTCCGCGGTCAACATTCTCATCCTGTGTCTGGGTCCCAGCGACAGCCTGGTGCGGCTGCGTCTCTGCTTCTTGGCGATGGCTTACGGCACGACCATCTTCCATCCCCTGCTGTACGCTTTCACCAGACAGAAGCTGCGCCGGGCCCTCAAGACACGCGTCAAGAAAAGGGTCGTGTCCCTTCTGCAAGTGGACCCAGCTGTCAGCGGGGGGACAGTTATTCATAACTCGTGGGTGGAGGGAGGAGCCCAGAGGAAGAGCCGCAAGCCACGGGTGGAGGCCAGCGATGGCACTGATCGATGCCTCACAGAGGCCGTGAGggagtga